A region from the Caldicellulosiruptor naganoensis genome encodes:
- a CDS encoding ribosome maturation factor RimP — MSKIVKRVEELVKPILEKYGFDLVDIEFKKEGKSYFLRVYIDKPGGITIDDCQLVSEELSNKLDIVDPIPFSYYLEVSSPGVDRPLVNEKDFIRNKGRLVDVFLKQPFMKTTKLTGELVEKREDSLIIMVDGESVSIPVENIKKVKLAIKF, encoded by the coding sequence GTGTCAAAGATAGTTAAAAGAGTAGAAGAACTTGTAAAGCCTATTTTGGAGAAATATGGTTTTGACTTGGTAGATATTGAATTTAAAAAAGAAGGTAAAAGTTATTTTTTGAGAGTTTATATAGACAAGCCTGGTGGAATTACAATTGACGATTGTCAGCTTGTAAGCGAAGAATTGTCTAATAAATTAGATATTGTTGATCCTATTCCTTTTAGTTATTATTTAGAAGTTTCATCACCAGGAGTTGACAGACCACTTGTAAATGAAAAAGATTTTATAAGGAATAAAGGGAGATTAGTTGATGTTTTTCTTAAACAGCCTTTTATGAAGACTACCAAGCTCACAGGAGAGCTTGTAGAAAAGAGAGAAGATAGTCTGATTATAATGGTAGATGGAGAGAGCGTTTCTATCCCAGTTGAGAATATAAAGAAGGTAAAGCTTGCAATAAAATTTTGA
- the rsgA gene encoding ribosome small subunit-dependent GTPase A, whose translation MEISGVIVKAIAGFYYVYDHNGNIYECRARGVFRKEEITPLVGDHVTIVEKAKGAYVIDKIHPRRNQLIRPPIANVDIAIVVVASVSPEVSFIALDKLLVNVLKEKVKPLICVNKIDLDNGKTFEIIKNQYSVFDVIGVSAKTGEGIEELKQYIKGKISVFAGQSGVGKTSILNCLIPGLNLKVGEISKKIERGRHTTRVVELLRAAEDTYIADTPGFSSIEIIGMLRDELKYYYPEFYDYENCKFPGCNHIFEPECGVKAAVNEKKINFERYERYKEIFMQLPAQKEYD comes from the coding sequence ATGGAGATAAGTGGTGTGATTGTAAAGGCAATTGCTGGTTTTTACTATGTATATGACCATAATGGGAATATTTACGAATGCAGAGCACGAGGAGTATTTAGGAAAGAAGAGATAACACCACTTGTTGGTGACCATGTAACAATCGTAGAAAAAGCAAAAGGTGCTTATGTTATAGATAAAATTCATCCACGGAGAAACCAGCTTATAAGACCGCCGATTGCAAATGTGGATATTGCAATTGTGGTAGTAGCTTCAGTTTCCCCTGAGGTTTCGTTCATTGCACTTGACAAATTACTTGTAAATGTTTTAAAAGAAAAAGTAAAACCTCTTATCTGTGTTAATAAGATTGACCTTGACAATGGCAAAACATTTGAAATTATAAAAAACCAATATAGTGTATTTGACGTAATAGGAGTGTCTGCAAAAACAGGAGAGGGTATTGAAGAGTTGAAACAGTATATCAAAGGTAAGATATCAGTTTTTGCTGGACAGTCAGGCGTAGGAAAGACCTCTATCTTGAACTGCCTAATACCAGGTTTGAATCTTAAAGTTGGAGAGATCTCCAAAAAGATTGAAAGAGGAAGACATACAACAAGGGTTGTTGAGCTTTTGCGAGCAGCCGAAGACACATATATAGCGGACACACCAGGCTTTAGTTCAATTGAGATTATAGGAATGCTCAGAGATGAACTAAAATACTACTATCCGGAGTTCTATGATTATGAAAACTGTAAGTTTCCGGGGTGTAATCATATCTTTGAGCCAGAATGCGGAGTAAAGGCAGCTGTAAATGAAAAAAAGATAAATTTTGAAAGATATGAGCGCTACAAGGAAATATTTATGCAACTTCCCGCACAAAAAGAGTATGATTAA
- the rpe gene encoding ribulose-phosphate 3-epimerase, whose product MFIKLAPSILSADFSDLKNEVKKLEKSGADLVHIDVMDGCFVENITIGAPVIKSLRKNTNLFFDVHLMVINPEKHIEKFIESGADNITVHAETTYHLDALLNRIKSFGKKASVAINPATPICLIENVLGVVDMVLVMTVNPGWGGQKFIHYTLEKIRNLSELRTKKGYDFEIEVDGGINEQTVIECVKAGANVIVAGSYVFENEDIERAIKKLKESVEKLNK is encoded by the coding sequence TTGTTCATAAAACTTGCACCATCAATTTTGTCGGCTGATTTTTCGGATTTGAAGAATGAGGTCAAAAAACTTGAAAAAAGTGGAGCTGATTTAGTACACATAGATGTTATGGACGGGTGTTTTGTTGAAAATATCACAATTGGTGCTCCGGTTATAAAGTCTTTACGGAAGAACACTAATCTTTTTTTTGACGTTCATTTGATGGTAATAAATCCTGAGAAACACATTGAGAAGTTTATAGAAAGTGGAGCAGATAATATTACAGTCCATGCAGAAACCACATATCACTTGGATGCTTTATTGAATAGGATTAAGAGCTTTGGCAAGAAAGCAAGTGTTGCAATAAATCCTGCAACACCAATTTGTCTTATAGAAAATGTGCTTGGGGTAGTTGATATGGTCTTAGTTATGACTGTAAATCCCGGCTGGGGTGGACAGAAGTTTATTCACTATACTTTAGAAAAGATTCGGAATTTGTCTGAGTTGAGAACAAAGAAAGGTTATGATTTTGAGATAGAAGTTGATGGTGGTATAAATGAGCAAACAGTTATAGAATGTGTCAAGGCGGGAGCAAATGTAATTGTTGCTGGATCGTATGTATTTGAAAATGAAGATATAGAAAGAGCGATAAAAAAATTAAAGGAATCAGTCGAAAAATTGAACAAATAA
- a CDS encoding zinc metallopeptidase, with protein MFYYFDPMYLIFAIPAFLISIFAQIMVQSAFARYSKIRSFSGLTGAEVAKSILWANGIYDVKVEYVPGLLTDHYDPRFKVLRLSSGVFDSNSIAALGVAAHEAGHAIQHYEKYPWLRLRSTMVPVVNIGSNLAFPLILIGLLFKNGDIFINLGILLFCLSVLFTLITLPVELNASRKAIQALKLAGVIMPSEEQGVKKVLNAAAMTYVAAVAVAILQLLYYLSLVQRRRDD; from the coding sequence CAATATTTGCCCAGATAATGGTTCAATCTGCTTTTGCAAGATATTCGAAGATAAGAAGTTTTTCAGGGCTAACTGGTGCAGAGGTTGCAAAAAGTATTCTTTGGGCAAATGGTATTTATGATGTTAAGGTGGAATATGTTCCTGGTCTTTTGACAGACCATTATGATCCGCGCTTTAAAGTGCTGAGACTTTCAAGTGGTGTATTTGATTCTAATTCCATTGCGGCATTGGGCGTTGCCGCTCATGAAGCGGGACACGCTATACAGCACTACGAAAAATATCCATGGTTACGTTTAAGAAGTACGATGGTACCGGTTGTGAACATAGGTTCAAACCTTGCATTTCCGCTAATATTGATAGGGCTTTTGTTTAAAAATGGGGATATCTTTATAAATCTTGGAATACTTCTATTTTGCCTTTCAGTTTTGTTTACCTTGATTACTTTACCAGTTGAGTTAAATGCAAGCAGAAAGGCTATTCAAGCTTTAAAGCTTGCTGGAGTAATTATGCCCTCTGAAGAACAGGGTGTAAAAAAGGTTTTAAATGCTGCAGCAATGACGTATGTTGCAGCTGTTGCGGTTGCAATACTTCAGCTTTTGTATTATTTAAGTTTAGTTCAAAGAAGAAGGGATGATTAA
- the rsmB gene encoding 16S rRNA (cytosine(967)-C(5))-methyltransferase RsmB: protein MNTRKAAFLVISEIENKKNINADILMEKYHQRLKDPKDRKLFVELVHGVLRFKNLLDYYINFVATKGIKDKKILNILRVATYELIFLDKIPEYATVSEACNLAESVNRHQKGFVNAVLRNMIRRKDEIEKALERIKETNLKDFLSIKLSYPKFLIEYLEQSYGLDKTIRILEFLNTKPLQSVKINTKKISREEFLKKLEAYGYEYDLPELNSEIVYILSGNIKESDLYKEGYFYFQDLASSLIVKWNRNDFENAKSVLDLCAAPGGKTFNCAEVTKGFVVSCDVNRSKVDLLRENLLRLGFDNVIPAECDATVLNEDFIGKFDIVIADLPCTGFGTIRKKPDIKWNKTHEDIESLHELQVRMLDNAAKYVKNGGIIFYSTCTLGHRENEDTVSSFVERHEDFSVVYQKTIFPDEYQCDGFFIAKLKKEGKVGV, encoded by the coding sequence ATTAATACAAGAAAAGCTGCTTTTTTGGTCATTTCTGAAATTGAAAATAAAAAGAACATTAATGCAGATATTTTAATGGAGAAGTACCATCAAAGACTGAAAGACCCAAAAGACAGAAAACTCTTTGTTGAGCTTGTCCATGGAGTGTTGAGGTTTAAAAACCTTCTTGATTACTATATAAACTTTGTCGCAACAAAAGGCATAAAAGATAAAAAAATTCTAAACATTTTAAGAGTAGCGACATACGAGCTCATATTTCTTGACAAGATCCCCGAATATGCAACAGTCAGTGAGGCTTGTAATCTTGCTGAGAGTGTCAACAGACATCAAAAGGGTTTTGTCAATGCGGTTCTCAGAAACATGATTAGAAGAAAGGACGAAATAGAGAAAGCACTTGAGAGGATAAAGGAGACAAATTTGAAAGATTTTCTTTCTATAAAGCTTTCATATCCGAAGTTTTTGATTGAATATTTAGAACAATCTTATGGACTGGATAAAACTATAAGGATTTTAGAATTCTTAAACACAAAACCATTGCAGAGTGTAAAAATAAATACAAAGAAGATAAGCAGAGAAGAATTTTTAAAAAAGCTTGAGGCTTATGGATATGAATATGATTTGCCCGAGCTAAATAGTGAGATTGTTTATATTCTTAGTGGCAATATAAAAGAAAGTGACCTTTACAAAGAAGGCTATTTTTATTTTCAAGACCTTGCCTCTTCGCTTATTGTAAAATGGAACAGAAACGATTTTGAAAATGCGAAGTCTGTGTTGGACCTCTGTGCAGCTCCAGGTGGAAAAACTTTTAACTGTGCGGAAGTAACAAAAGGTTTTGTTGTCTCATGTGATGTGAATAGGTCAAAGGTTGACCTTTTGAGAGAGAACTTATTGAGGCTTGGGTTTGACAATGTTATACCTGCGGAATGCGATGCTACTGTTTTGAATGAAGATTTTATAGGCAAGTTTGATATCGTAATTGCAGACCTTCCATGTACTGGTTTTGGAACAATTAGAAAAAAACCTGATATTAAATGGAATAAGACCCATGAAGATATAGAAAGTCTGCATGAGCTTCAAGTAAGAATGCTTGACAATGCTGCTAAATATGTAAAAAACGGTGGTATAATATTTTACAGTACATGTACCCTTGGACATAGAGAAAATGAGGATACTGTATCAAGTTTTGTGGAAAGACATGAAGATTTTTCGGTGGTATATCAAAAGACTATTTTTCCTGATGAATATCAATGTGATGGATTTTTTATAGCAAAACTCAAGAAAGAGGGCAAGGTAGGAGTATGA
- a CDS encoding Stp1/IreP family PP2C-type Ser/Thr phosphatase, which yields MKCVNVKYIALSETGSVRTNNEDYYLVFKTKDDSFTLFLIADGMGGHSAGEIASSFACKYVLEYLLVNLKRLNEIAEQVIREAYSYANQKIVELQMENPLWFGMGTTLAGVFVLKEKVIISNVGDSRVYFINQDKMLQITEDHSLVYEMYKNGKITKEEIYTHPQKNIITRAIGIGKEVDVDVYELKPQELGERWYILLCTDGLTNMVSESYIKEAFEKTSFEQIGKVLVEKALENGGIDNITVLYFTTQ from the coding sequence ATGAAGTGCGTGAACGTGAAGTACATTGCACTCTCAGAAACGGGAAGCGTAAGAACAAACAATGAGGATTACTATTTAGTGTTTAAGACGAAGGATGATAGCTTTACTCTTTTTCTAATTGCAGATGGAATGGGAGGACATAGTGCTGGTGAGATTGCAAGCAGTTTTGCTTGTAAGTATGTTCTTGAGTATCTGTTAGTGAATCTAAAAAGATTAAATGAAATAGCAGAGCAAGTTATAAGAGAAGCTTATTCTTATGCAAACCAAAAGATAGTTGAACTTCAGATGGAAAACCCTCTGTGGTTTGGAATGGGCACTACATTAGCCGGGGTATTTGTTCTAAAAGAGAAGGTAATTATTAGTAATGTAGGTGATTCAAGGGTTTATTTTATTAATCAAGATAAGATGCTCCAAATCACAGAAGACCATTCCTTAGTTTATGAAATGTACAAAAATGGTAAGATTACAAAAGAAGAAATTTATACCCATCCACAGAAAAATATAATTACACGGGCAATTGGCATAGGGAAAGAGGTAGATGTAGATGTATATGAACTTAAACCTCAAGAATTAGGGGAAAGGTGGTACATTTTGCTCTGTACAGATGGACTTACTAACATGGTTTCAGAGTCCTACATAAAAGAGGCTTTTGAGAAAACTTCATTTGAACAGATAGGCAAAGTTTTGGTTGAAAAGGCGCTTGAAAATGGTGGGATTGACAATATAACAGTACTTTATTTTACCACCCAGTAA
- the rnpM gene encoding RNase P modulator RnpM yields MNGGQKVQEYIPHRKCVGCQKIKPKSQLLRIAKNDKGIFIDEKQKLPGRGAYLCKNEECLQLAKKKKGLDRSLKATIPREFYDLLDKFFAENYKKSAEVSE; encoded by the coding sequence ATGAATGGGGGACAAAAAGTGCAAGAGTACATCCCACATCGAAAATGTGTTGGTTGTCAAAAAATAAAACCAAAAAGTCAGCTATTGAGAATTGCAAAAAATGATAAGGGAATTTTCATAGATGAAAAACAAAAGCTGCCTGGAAGGGGAGCATATCTTTGCAAAAATGAAGAGTGTTTACAGCTTGCAAAAAAGAAAAAGGGACTTGATAGGTCTTTGAAAGCGACTATACCAAGGGAGTTTTATGACCTGCTTGATAAATTTTTTGCTGAAAATTATAAAAAATCTGCGGAGGTGTCAGAATGA
- the nusA gene encoding transcription termination factor NusA yields the protein MAKKAATVDFQELFSAIDELEREYKIERDYIYSVLESALLTAYKQVKGIKDKNLSNVKVSIDPEKGDVKIFEYKKVVENVKDKRNEISLEDARKIDKRYQVGDIVAIEVPISDFSRKAAMTVRQTVIGKIREKKRNIIFEDYSAKIDNIVTGVIQRIDKKNVIVEIEGGKVEAILPMEEQIPGEEYKPGTMMKFYLVDVKIPPKEKEPIVYLSRTHPNLIKRLMENEVPEIQEGIIEIKAIAREAGSRSKVAIYSNSSKIDPIGACVGEKGIRIQNVLKHLGNEKIDIVKWSSDIGEFIKNALSPAEVVHIDLNLVEKKAFVLVPNDQLSLAIGKGGQNARLAAKLTGWKIDIKGK from the coding sequence ATGGCCAAAAAAGCTGCAACTGTGGATTTTCAGGAATTATTTTCTGCGATTGATGAGCTTGAAAGAGAATATAAGATTGAAAGAGATTATATTTATTCTGTCTTAGAGTCAGCTCTTTTGACTGCTTACAAGCAGGTGAAAGGAATAAAGGACAAGAATCTTTCAAACGTAAAGGTTTCAATTGACCCTGAAAAAGGCGATGTAAAGATTTTTGAGTACAAAAAAGTGGTAGAAAACGTAAAAGACAAAAGAAACGAAATCTCATTAGAAGATGCGCGAAAGATTGATAAACGCTATCAAGTGGGTGACATTGTTGCAATAGAGGTACCAATTTCTGACTTTAGTCGAAAAGCTGCAATGACAGTAAGACAAACAGTCATAGGAAAGATAAGAGAGAAGAAGAGAAATATAATATTTGAAGATTATTCAGCTAAAATTGACAATATTGTAACAGGAGTTATTCAAAGGATAGACAAGAAAAATGTTATCGTTGAGATAGAAGGTGGAAAAGTTGAAGCAATACTTCCGATGGAAGAGCAGATACCAGGCGAAGAGTATAAGCCTGGAACAATGATGAAATTTTATCTTGTGGATGTTAAAATTCCACCAAAAGAGAAAGAGCCTATAGTTTATCTTTCAAGAACGCATCCAAATTTAATCAAGAGACTTATGGAAAACGAGGTACCAGAAATTCAAGAAGGTATAATAGAAATAAAAGCAATTGCAAGAGAGGCTGGGTCAAGATCAAAAGTGGCAATTTATTCTAATAGCTCAAAAATTGACCCTATTGGTGCGTGTGTTGGCGAAAAGGGAATAAGGATTCAAAATGTGCTAAAACATCTTGGCAATGAAAAGATTGATATAGTAAAGTGGAGCAGTGACATAGGTGAGTTTATCAAAAATGCGCTCAGTCCTGCAGAAGTTGTTCATATTGATTTGAATTTGGTTGAAAAAAAGGCTTTTGTTCTTGTGCCAAACGACCAATTATCTCTTGCTATTGGGAAAGGTGGACAAAATGCTCGACTTGCCGCAAAACTTACAGGTTGGAAAATAGATATAAAGGGTAAATAA
- the pknB gene encoding Stk1 family PASTA domain-containing Ser/Thr kinase translates to MDDFVIGNRYSVIEKLGSGGMSVVYKAKDKILNRYVAIKVLRSEFASDEEFLTRFRTEALAAASLSHPNIVSIYDVGEQEGMHYIVMEYVNGKTLKEFMKEVGRVSTKDAVTIAIQVLRALDHAHKKGIVHRDIKPQNILIDENGIVKVTDFGIARAVSTGTIINTNLTIGSVHYFSPEQARGGYVDNRSDLYSLGVVLYEMVTGVLPFDGDTPISIALKHLQEQPIRPTLYNPDIPRSLEAIILKALQKDVLLRYQSAMEMIQDLKNSLIDPEGDFVKIETHENAATKQFQFEQLKTKDLMKEPEKKQKATKKDWIYVVAGILTALVIVAIGWLVFYNAIGKSLTPPEDDITIPDLVGYSVEDAKSKLDELGLKFTIVEQNDQSEKGTVINQEPAAGIKVKKDTTVKLIVSKGPEMVRVPDVVGQNVKDAEIDLNNVGLNVEIKRDYSDKPVDTVISQQPAANEFIEKNGTVVLTVSIGPKIEKVPVPDITNMDIASAKELLQKAGLNVGNITYKEVTDKESGVVLDQLPAANTVVEKGSSVDLIVAKKVELKNTAKIVIKTVILPSDLSEANVKIVVVSNNNESIVFDRVVRREETPLQVKVPITGPSTIRMYINDQLSSEEMVE, encoded by the coding sequence ATGGATGATTTTGTTATAGGCAATAGATACAGTGTCATTGAGAAATTGGGAAGCGGTGGAATGTCTGTTGTATACAAAGCGAAGGATAAGATTCTCAACAGATATGTTGCTATAAAAGTATTGAGAAGCGAATTTGCAAGTGATGAGGAATTTTTGACAAGGTTTAGAACTGAAGCTTTAGCTGCTGCTTCGCTTTCACATCCAAACATTGTCTCTATTTATGATGTTGGTGAACAAGAAGGTATGCACTACATAGTAATGGAATATGTAAATGGAAAGACTCTTAAAGAGTTTATGAAAGAAGTAGGGAGAGTTAGCACAAAAGATGCAGTGACAATTGCAATACAGGTTTTAAGAGCGCTTGACCATGCACACAAAAAAGGAATTGTCCACAGAGATATAAAGCCACAAAATATTCTAATTGACGAAAATGGGATAGTTAAAGTAACAGATTTTGGTATAGCGCGTGCTGTTTCAACTGGTACAATCATAAATACAAACTTGACAATTGGCTCTGTACACTATTTTTCACCAGAGCAAGCAAGAGGTGGGTATGTAGACAATAGGTCTGATTTGTATTCACTTGGAGTTGTATTGTATGAGATGGTAACAGGTGTTTTACCATTTGATGGTGACACACCTATATCAATTGCTCTAAAACACTTACAAGAGCAGCCAATTCGTCCAACACTTTATAATCCAGATATTCCCCGAAGTTTAGAGGCAATTATCTTAAAGGCTCTGCAAAAGGATGTGCTTTTAAGATACCAATCTGCTATGGAGATGATACAAGACTTAAAAAATTCATTAATTGATCCTGAGGGTGATTTTGTAAAGATTGAGACTCATGAAAATGCTGCAACAAAGCAATTTCAGTTTGAACAATTAAAAACTAAGGATTTGATGAAAGAGCCTGAGAAAAAACAAAAAGCAACCAAAAAAGATTGGATATATGTTGTAGCTGGTATTTTAACTGCTTTAGTTATTGTTGCAATTGGCTGGCTTGTATTTTATAATGCTATTGGAAAGAGCTTAACACCTCCAGAAGACGACATTACCATACCGGACCTTGTAGGTTATTCAGTAGAAGATGCAAAAAGCAAATTAGATGAGCTTGGACTAAAGTTTACAATAGTTGAGCAAAATGACCAATCTGAAAAGGGCACAGTTATAAACCAAGAACCAGCTGCAGGTATCAAAGTCAAGAAAGATACAACTGTAAAACTTATAGTTAGCAAAGGACCAGAAATGGTCCGTGTACCAGATGTTGTTGGACAGAATGTGAAAGATGCAGAGATTGATTTGAACAATGTGGGACTTAATGTAGAGATAAAAAGAGATTATTCTGATAAACCTGTTGACACTGTTATCTCTCAACAGCCTGCTGCAAATGAGTTTATTGAAAAAAATGGGACAGTAGTGCTAACAGTAAGCATAGGACCTAAAATTGAGAAAGTACCTGTACCTGATATTACTAATATGGATATAGCTTCGGCAAAAGAACTTTTACAGAAAGCAGGTTTAAATGTGGGGAATATCACGTATAAAGAGGTAACTGACAAGGAATCTGGAGTTGTTTTAGATCAGTTGCCTGCTGCAAATACTGTTGTTGAGAAAGGTAGCAGCGTTGATTTAATAGTTGCCAAAAAGGTTGAACTAAAAAACACTGCCAAGATTGTTATTAAAACAGTCATCCTGCCTTCTGATTTGAGTGAAGCGAATGTAAAAATTGTTGTTGTTTCGAACAACAATGAGAGTATTGTATTTGATAGAGTTGTTAGAAGAGAAGAAACTCCTCTACAGGTGAAAGTGCCAATAACAGGTCCTTCAACTATTAGAATGTATATCAATGATCAACTTTCATCGGAGGAGATGGTAGAATAG
- the rlmN gene encoding 23S rRNA (adenine(2503)-C(2))-methyltransferase RlmN encodes MKKLIKDFTLDELKKWAEEVGEKPFRAHQLFEWLYKKNATDVNAFTNIPIELRKRVGEEFVLNSLKVVEYQSDGESIKFLFELVDKNAIESVFLPYSYGNAICISTQVGCRMNCAFCASTIGGMVRNLSAGEMVDQIINVENVTKKRISNVVLMGSGEPFDNIENVFKFIDIINTKEGKNIGARHITISTVGIVEGIYRLSEYPKQVNLAISLHAPNNQLRDKLVPINRKYPIEEILKAVDDYIRRTNRRVTFEYALIEDINDSIECAKELAKILSGRLIHVNLIPINPVYGKEFKRPSRERIRDFYNTLESAGIQVTIRRELGNSIDAACGQLRARHYNIFDK; translated from the coding sequence ATGAAGAAGCTCATTAAAGATTTCACCTTAGACGAGCTCAAAAAGTGGGCAGAAGAAGTAGGTGAGAAACCTTTTCGTGCACATCAGCTTTTTGAATGGCTTTACAAGAAGAATGCAACAGATGTGAATGCTTTTACTAACATTCCGATTGAATTGCGAAAAAGAGTAGGAGAAGAGTTTGTTTTGAATTCTCTGAAGGTTGTAGAATACCAAAGTGACGGTGAGAGTATAAAGTTTTTATTTGAGCTTGTTGATAAAAATGCTATTGAGTCTGTATTTTTGCCATATAGTTATGGCAATGCAATATGCATTTCGACTCAGGTTGGCTGTAGAATGAACTGTGCGTTTTGTGCTTCGACAATCGGCGGAATGGTAAGAAATCTTTCCGCAGGTGAAATGGTAGACCAAATAATCAATGTGGAGAATGTAACAAAAAAAAGAATATCTAATGTGGTTTTAATGGGAAGCGGAGAACCATTTGACAACATTGAAAATGTCTTTAAGTTTATAGATATTATAAATACAAAAGAGGGGAAAAATATTGGTGCACGACATATAACAATTTCAACTGTTGGTATCGTAGAAGGAATTTACAGGCTTTCAGAGTACCCAAAACAGGTAAACCTTGCAATTTCTCTTCATGCTCCAAACAACCAGCTGCGAGACAAACTTGTTCCAATAAATAGAAAATATCCTATTGAAGAGATACTAAAAGCTGTTGACGACTATATAAGAAGGACAAATAGAAGAGTCACATTTGAATATGCCTTAATAGAGGATATAAACGACTCAATCGAATGTGCAAAAGAACTTGCAAAAATATTATCAGGAAGGCTTATTCATGTTAATTTAATTCCTATAAATCCGGTATATGGAAAAGAATTTAAAAGACCGTCGCGGGAGAGAATAAGAGATTTTTATAATACCCTTGAATCAGCTGGTATTCAAGTAACAATCAGAAGAGAATTAGGAAATAGTATTGATGCAGCGTGTGGTCAATTGCGAGCACGCCACTACAATATATTTGATAAATAG